tatttttccctacCTAGTTCAGTGAGTGTTTTCATATCAAAGAACATGAAtgtcaaaaattaaaactctgCCATTTCACTAAGCAATATTTAACCAAATATTTGTCTTTAAGGTCTAGTATTTCTTTAATCTAGACCTGTGATTCATAAACTCTCAGCATAAAGATTTAATTAAAGAGATAATGCCATATGATTACATCTTAGTCTGGTTGTGTGGTTCttatatttgaataataaGAAGCTTGAAACATTGACAAGTAGCGAAAAATCAGTCTGCTATTCACCAAAGTTCATAACAGAATTCTAGAGCAACATATCTTCTCATATATTCTTCAATCAGTATAAACATCATATCATGGAATAAAAAGCTTACTGTCAACGGAATCATAATTCTTATTCAAGAGATGATGAAATTGAACATCAAGCCGACTTCTCTTTTCAACTACTTATTCACAATTTTCTATTCGATTAAATTAAATGAGAGAAAATAGTACTGACCACTGTATCCATGATAGCACCGACATTGTCCCAATTCACGATTACAGACGCCTTGACCACTGCAGTCATTTTTGCAGCCACTGCCACCTATTACCTGCCATAACAATTAGTTATATATGGATAAATACTCTTCCAATAAAGTTGATACTAACCTCAAGGCTCAAGCCTTTAATTTCTGAGGGGACTGTAATTAACAAAGGAAAATCCATTTGCAAGTTGATCAATTTACACATATAGTTTCCTTCAATGACTTGTGCAACACACCCCAACCCCCCTCTTTCCCCTATCCATTTACAAACATGTATATAATGCTGGTGTTGATCCCTATGTTTCTAGTTATATTTTAGTTCTTGGGTACACGATTCAACTCCCTTGGCATTTCTCACTGAAATCTTCACTCATGTAGAATGAAAAGGAAATGTTATGTATGTATAGCATTGTTCTTATTACCTCAACAATGTTGACTTCATCAGAAATTGGATCACAACCAGAAAGCCACCGACCAATCTCAGCCTTCCATGGTGCACCACGGAAAACAACTGCCTTGTGCAAGTCAGATGGAAACTGTCGATCTAGGTCAATAGGTGgtttaaaatttcccttaaCATTATCAATAACTGCTTCAGCTGATCCATTAATTGGGACACAAGAGTTCTGAGCTTGACTGAAGTAATTGAAAGAAGGAACCAACGGAAACCAGAACAGATGAACTATCGAACCCAATATTATCGAGGCCAATGCCACAATAGAAGCAATCGTTGCTATCTGAGACCATGAACATTTCCACTTCTGAATAGAAAGCATTATCTTAGAAGACTCTACTGAGACAAACCCACAACTATGTCTCCATCTTCTTGACCCCCAACCCCTTCACAAGCACCTTAAATGAACTAACAGAAACTCATCCCTATGACAAacacaaatacataaaagaaaCAGTATCAAACACCATTCTTTCAAATTCTATCATCActatttggccaaaaaaatctTGACAAATGAACCTTTTAAATCAATGGCGTCAACCCAAATTTTAACAAGAAATTCTAGGCAGATGGCATTGAACAAGGAACTTCAAAGAAAGCAGCAATAAACCATTCCAAACTCGTCCACAGAAATAACAAACCCACCAAAAGTTTGTAAACAAATAATTCAGAGAAAATTTTGAGGTTCAAATGGGCTGTTGTAAATCTCAATATCACAGCCCCAAAAAATGCAAGCACCAAAATCATATTAgctcaaaattaaattaaccaaccttttttctgtttccaCAAAATAATATGCCTCAGTTAATACAAGAAACTATAAAAGTGGGTGCAAGTGAATACGAGTGAGTTGTAGCAATCATAGAGCATTGACTGACCTCTTCTCAGATCCAGAATGGCAAATGTTGCAGAAACAGAACCTGAAACAGAACCTGAACCAGAACTCAGAAGAATAATTCAATGGAGGGTTGAGAtttaaaagagagagagaacagaCCCAATTGAACAACAACTTGTTCTTCTCTTCTGAGATTCCAGCGAAACCCAgaatataaaaattgaagcaaTAATTTTTGAGATTCggacataattatatataggacgtagagagagagagagagagagagagagagagtgggggGCCGGTCTGATTTGGACATAATACAAAAGCCGCCAAGGTTCTGCCTGCAAAGTTTGTACCCAAGACAAGTTATAACAGAATGATTTGGCACAATTCAGTTAAATTGACTGTAATTgcccttttcattttcatttcgTAAGTGAAAGCGTTGGGTTCAAAATGGACATTTCTGTCAATTTACTCGTTTGTGTCTgtcttttatcttttgtttGGTAACAACTTACGAGCTTTAGAAAAGGGCACCgaccaaaataaaaagcttTATAAAAGGGAAAAGGCCAAAACGGGCAAGGGTGTGGGctggaattttattttttattttagataaACAGGGAATTCATTAATCAATCATCAAGAATAATATGTGTGGCATGAAGAAGAGTGgctttaataaaattttcttaagGGAAAATTTAATGGGATAAAACTTCAGGGGAGGAAAAAGTGTACCACACATGTCAAATTATAACTGAAACTTAAACAAGAACATTGGACTTAGACCAATCGTTATAAACAACATCCATGAGCCATAAGGGACCCACAATGAAGGGAGTTTCTCACACTCACACAACCATATGCTATGCGAGTTCAAATTTGAGACCTCTAAAATGCACGTCAAGACTCTTTTCACTCGACTAGACCCAATTGGCAATGAGTGTATTCTTTGGTGGCAGTGGCACCAAGAAAATTGGCTCCAAAATTTAATGTGATcgtattataaatttattagtCTAAATTAGGAGgaaagagaacaaaataaaCCAAGAATAAGAATCAGATAAAGTAAGAATAAACCCTTCCTAATTGTTCTAATTCCTGATTTTTCGAATATTTAATTGAGGATTTTAAAATGGAATCAATGtattaaatgattttttatgtGTAAGTAAACACACGGaagtcaaaaataaaaataaattattatctttttcttattcTCATTACTTATAAGTATAGATTACGTATTTCTTTTCATAACTTTTGAaatttacacacacacaaaaaggAATTAGGACATCAAAATCAGTGGGAAACGGATTTGATATTCTAGTTCACATGTGACTTTCAAACTCTTTAGGTGTGTAGGTCATTGCCTCCGAACTGGCAAtataacaaataataaattttcatGGTTTTGTCTCAATTGACTATTAAGCCAATCAGATCTGAAGCAGAAGAagtacatattttattttttgggtgacAAAGTCCATGTTCTTCTGCAACAACATGCAAACCCTTCCTAATCtactttatttattaatttccgGTGGGTAGATTTGGAATCGACTTGTATAGTTGACATCGATCACATTTTTTGACATATTCTGCTACATTGTTTATTGCAAGTCAATGACTACCTCCAGAGTTTCTGTTCATTATATATGGACTCCGCCACTGTGGATCCATGATATTTGACTGGTTCGGATCCTTTACACCTAAACCCTTAAGCATGCACCAAATTATTGTTCGAGCCAAGCTTAAGCATATTGGTACTCGACCAAGCTCGGACCATCCATATGTACAAGTTATTTGTTTTACATGCTTACACTTTTATCACGAGAATTTCCTTGTTCCGTGGCTGGAGACCAGTCACTTCACTTGTGTCCATTGTTTTGGTTCTTTACACTGTCAATTGTGCCCATTGTGTTCGTATCCAATGCCTCACAAGTCATAATAATGTACACTTTTTTTTGCACTATacatattttgggttttatataagcgatatttttgtaaaatacaaataatagtTTAAGGGTATTGTTAAGCAAAtcttaaaatattataatgtTGCTAAATACCataatatttaattcaaaatataaaattatctAAATACATcatatttaactaccaaaaatatccCCCAGTATACTCTAATACACACAGGTTTTGAAGATCCAAACCATCCATCAATAGCACATACCCCTGCTtagcgctctctctctcttttcaaaattagggtttttttcttcttccaatatATCTCTATTGTCACCTCCAAATTTTGCTCTAAATTACATCACAACCACTTTGATAGTCGAATTCTACCGCCTAGTTTCTGAAACCCAAAGCTTTGGgattgggtttgggtttggtgGGAAAGTCTCTGACTTGGGTTAGATCACAAATCATACTGTGGAAAATTCCCCGGTTTTtgctggttttttttaaaaggttttatggGTTTTCTTTGTGCCCATTTCATTTGTTGACCTTTAGACTGAGAATTTAATCAGAAGGCGCTGAGACtgtaaaatatcaaattttatGTAGATATGATGAAAGGATTCCAACACAAAGACTTCAAGGATGAtgtgtatttattaaaattatatttgtttcacaatttaatatattattttggttattttatataaaaataaattagtaatttaataaatactTCAGTAGTAAGGTGTACTCAATTATTTTTAGATTCGTTTAACAGCACTCTAGTCACAAGGGGAGAGGGTTCTTGCACACATACATACCACGATGCCATTGGAGTTCAAACTTGAGACAATTAGTCTGCAAGTCAATACCCGTTTCTACTAGATTAGATCCGGTTGACTATATTAACGATATTGAGGGGTATACGATAAACAAGCACCTCATaaactcttctttttttcttttcccttggctggaaaaaataatgtgTAACCTTCATATCCTGTTATCATAGcgataattaaaaagaaaaaaaaaaatcatatgtATGCACTCCAAATGCAATTTCAATTTACATCTTGAATTAGATGATAACTGTAGTGTAATGATTAGTTAGACTTGGCCTTCCCTAACTTCCTCTGTTTTCCCCTGTTCCATTGCTTAGGCTTTCCTTCTGTTTTACTCTGTTCCATTTCTTAGACCTTCCCTTCTGTAACAATCAGAGGGATCCTCTCTCTAAACCTCTCCTTCAAACCAACTCTCTCAGATGATCCACCTTTTCTCGAACCCCGTCTTGCCAATTTCTTCAATTCCGCACAAAATTCCGTGATTTGATTCAACATTGCCCGCCCGCCAAGTAAATTACTGGCGGAGAAAGTACTCTTTAGCTGCGGTTTCCTACCAAAATTTGATGAACCATGAGATGATTCATCCACTGCTTTCTTCTTCACATTGCTTGGATTCATTGGAGCCTTCGTTGTTTTGGTTTTCGAAAGCGGAACCAGAGGTGGGAAGTTGGGATTCTTGTTCTCACTCTCTTCGTACACATTGCAtaaagaattcaaattttcgGTCTTCGTCTCGGGAAACTCTGCTGCAGCTAAAGGTGGTTTGATTTCTACCCGTTTTACCTTCACATCTCTGATAAGAAAGATACAGATATTTACAAGAATTTGCTCATCAGGCTCatttattttccaaaacttTCTTTGAAACCAAACAGACATATAAAGGATTTCGTAATTTTACCTCCGATTCCTTTCCCTAAAAGGAAGGATTTCAGAAATGGATAAAGATCTTAGAAGCTTCACCtggaacaagaaaaaaaaaaaaaaaaaggatcctTCAGCAAACTTTGCAGAAGTtgattattataataaaaacaatttaaaaactcTATCTATTGTGATATCAGAAAAACAATTACCACCTTTAGATTACGTGCTGATTTGAGAAAATCCTCAGTCGCCTTCGGATGGTTGCAATCTGCAAGTTACAAAGTGAACATAAACAAAGCAGAgttttgaccccaaaaaaaaatgaatattctGTAAACAGACCAAATGGAGTTATGAAAATGTGGGTCCTACCAGGACCGCAGAACCAGGCTTCATGGCCAATGAGCTCATCTGGGCTGGAGAGGTCGACCCACTTCGGCGCTTCGAAGTTCTCGTACGTCTCATCTTCGACGAACACAGATTCTATGCTGCCCCAATCAATGTTTTCTGGGTCCATAAGGAACCTGCgaaaaaattatgaataaataaaCAGAGTTAGAAATTGGATTATGTAGAGCAAGAATTGAATTGGGTTTGTGAGGAGAATGAAAAATGTGAGAAAATTGAGGCAGATTTGCTCGGATTCTGAGAAATTCCGGGAGATTTTGAATGGAATATTGAACTTTTGACAGAATGAGACAGAGGCTGGTTTTGCAGCGGTGGGGGTTTAAGAAGGAGCTACAGGGATTTGTAACGCCTGAAAACAGTCGGTaggaattttaaaatttcgaCCGTTGGGAGCTAAGACTTCTGGCCTTTCTTTTTccatcttttttaatttaattattaatttattatttcctGACGGACCTTTGCTTCAATTGATCCACAATCAGCCTTCTCAATTGTGGGATGGGTTGGCCTGGCCCATTGAAATCAGTCGTGAGGCAGTCGAAACGACGTGGTTTTTAGACATAGGTACAAGATACACAAAAAGATCAGCACATGATCTGAATCCTACCGCACACCAAAATCCTCATAGCCaaatagaattttaaaatatgagGGCCTCGAGGGAGGTTTTGGAAAAacccaaaggagagagaaattttttaaaagaatccaaaatggacaaaattgcccttatttatttttgaatttcctaaGAAATCCTTtatatttgcatgtctttgattagaaagttgagaggtttttatgtcttttttgaaaaaactttgactttttccaaaagtaaaaGTGTTTTTGtgactaaaacctaaatttacttatatTTTCTAATCTTGTTgtcggtaaaaaaaaaatcgttcAAATTGTACAATTTTAGTTATTTAGATATAGTTGATCGATTTTTACTCTAAAATAGTCTAATTTTAAACCGAACTAAATTGAAccataatttataatttgattattAGTTTGGTCTATTTGATAACCGTCTCAACCAATCCCAATTGTTTATAACaatgttctttatttttttcattcatgaCATTTTCTTGTTAGTTATCATTGCATTTTGATATCAACTATCCACCCTTCCCCTAAAATTTCTCCATCTTTTTTGGTGTGAAGTTTTTTCATCAACTAGTGTTTAGTTTATGGCTTGGCTTAGTTTATGGCTTGACATTCTTCTTGATTTATGTGTTTTTTAGGACTTTTTCTATTGATAAGGGCGATAattattaaactcacacacactacacatATGCTAGGACTCAAACCCATGACCAAGCCTGAGGAATAAATACTTCAAACTAGGTTCTTGATTCATTTTATAGAATAGATAATATTTGCTTAGTTCTTATGAACTAGATCAGGGAgctaaaaaattatgtaaaacTACATTGCCAAAAACTTTGCTTAGggaactaaattatacaaaaccaacaaaaccCATAATATAGATCGCTGAAtttccgaaaaaaaaaaatccataaatgaaacaaaagaaaaaagggttcCAATTTATgtgaattaataatattaatggGCCTCCTCATGTTCATGTTCATCTTCATGTTGATGCTGAGGAGCATCCCCCTCCTCATTATGTTCTTCTTCATGTTTGTGCCGCGGAtcaccctcctcctccttgtCATGTTCTTCTTCGCTGTGGTGCTCAGCGCAGTTTTGAAGAGGGTGATCGGGTTGAAAGGAAATCGGGGCAGCAAAGCGCTTGTTCCCGAAGGCAACGATCCGTTTATCATTCGGGCTAGGCTTGGTGAATTTTAGCTTCAGCTCTTGGCTAGCGTCATCGTGGACAATGTTTCTGCAGTCATCAAGGTTGCTCTCGAAAGCAATGATTTCACAGTAGCTGTTCACATTTACTTTCTTGGTCACTTCGAATTCATACATTCCTTCAGAATTAGTCTTCTTCCATTCCCTGTATGTTGGTGCTCCGCCTTTATTGTCGCTGCATTCCAGGTGTACCTCTGCGCCTGAAATGCATATGTGTGTGCGGAATGAGTATGCAAGTCTCATGCTCGTTTCAAAAGGATgagaacgaaaaaaaaaaacttagtcCACTGCAACCCAGCAACTccttaaataaagaaatatatatatatatatatatatatatatatatatatattgcctAGCCTGCCCctttaaaaatttatgaatcTGCCCTTGCTTATGGACAAACACTCTATACATGTCTCCTATTTGGATATAATATCTATGTAATGCTTTCAGGAATGTACGCTTATGAAACATGAGAATGCAATTCGAAACCAACGAGGCTCTAATAAGTGATTTACTAGCAAAATGTTAATAAATTATCATAAATTAACATGCATGCATTATCCTTACCTTCGATCACCTTACTAGACGTGGTAGGAAAACCGACATGGCAGTTGTCACAGTAAACGAGGCCAATAACATAGATTGAATCTGGGTTTTCACAGCAAGCAAAACCGAGGAGGGCCGAGAAGCAAAGGGCAGAAACAAGGGCAAAGGTACTAGAATACTTTTCCATTGTTGATTAATTTCCTGCTTACTGAGTTCTTTCTTTGTTGGAGATCAATTCAGAGGAGAGAGGGCACTCTTTTATAAGGGAATATTAGAGGACGTACATTATGGGGTTCTTGTGGTTAATACAATTATTTTGACCCGCTCTTCAGGTCCTCTATGTAGTGTCGTGTATttgcaaaataaaacaattggTATTTGGTGAATACTAGGTTGATTTTCACCAATAGATAGCTCTGGCCATCCAAATTATGCCTTTTGCAACGCAAatgctttggttgtgtttgtttttgctGGGAAATCATGGAAAACCTAAATTTTGtgaattcattttgtttttctatctTCAAATATTCAACATGGCTTCTAAATGAGATAAGATTTGGCCAATAATAATGTCTGCCATTTATGACTGCCCAAATGACATGTTAGTTAGGATTCACGGAGGAGTTGATGAATACTTTTAGTTTGAGGAAGAACTGAGACATTTTAAGTACCCGTTTGAAGAACCACTAGCTTTTTaccaaacataaaagaaaaaaaaaaattcccattgtttttattttcccacTTGGTAACATGATGACGTATTGAAAAAACCTCCATGAAGAAACTATGTCTACAAATGTTGTCAATGGCAACTTTGGTTGTTGATGGATTATTAAAGTTAGAGTTGGAAAGGGCCACAAATACTTAAAATTTTGACCgaggaagaaaaattattattttcataatggttgagaaaaatcaaagtgaaaaaaaaatattaatggggaatttttttttcttttttttttttggtaaaaagcTAGGGGTTCtataaaagtgaaaaagaagtttctttttacaattaaaaaaaagatgacACATGTCATTTTGTGGTTGAGCCACAATAGAAGGTAAGGTGGGAAGTATTGTCATATTTTCTTCAGGGTGTCTctcaacaaaaatatttaataaaaaatttgcatACTTGAAAGTAACAAtgttttggccaaaaaaaaaagtgagactttaaaatatatatatatatatataataccaaacacttaaataaaaaaattatttcaacaTCATATCCTTTTTAGTTATTATACACAGCTCACAGTTGTTTTACACAAACATTTACCAAACACTCTTAAATtgatttttgtatcaaaatcaCTTTTAATataaagtttaccaaacgccaaactacTTTCATTAACATTTGATTTCTCTTACAACAAATCTAAAAGTAATTATTTTCATAGCACAACAATCCCAAACTCCCCCTAAGTTTCTTTACAATAGCTGaataagagaaagagaaagctTCACGAATCCTCGATGTTCTATGATTTTTGACGCACCTATGCCGATATGGTCTTCCATTGGCAGATCTATTGGCTCTACCACGAATCTGGGTTGGCTTTGAATATGCCACATTTTGCGAGGCTGCTCTTTGAGGTGTTCTACTTGGTCATGGTAGATCTACTATTGATTGGCGCGTTGGGGCCATGAAGTGACTAGGCGGCGCTCTCTATGTCATGTCCCGCATGAAGATTAGCATCGATTGTTCATTGTTGGCTTTGTTTTAGATTTTTAGTCAATAAGTCTAGAAACTCTTTGAGTTTTTTCTctcataatttcataaactTAGTTAAGTTTGCTAGGTGTTTTCACCTAGCTTAAGTCAAGTAATAAGCTTTTAAGGATAGAAGACATCAAAAAAATTGCTTGTAAGTAGGGCGTTAAAATGATCGATTGTACGATGAAGTCTAAGAGCATCAACAATGGGCTCCCTAAACCACCtctttagacaaattttagggaggatttgaaaaaatataactccaaccatgctccttATCTATCTCCTAAAATAAGGAGACCACTAGGAGCTCCCGAATTTGAGTAGAAAAAAAGACTTCtatggcatgtttactaatctgTAATTAGATTatgaggaattgaattgaggaggagttggattgagCAGAATTAGATTCcgaattcctattgaagttgtttactaaaccatatgaatTTAGGAGAGTTAGATTCcgaattcctattgaagttaaCCTAGCACCTCTCGCTCTTAAATCCTAACATGCCCACACCCCCTACCCCCCTCGCGCTCTCGGCCCATTTTCTTCTCAGCGCCGCACTGCTCTATTTGGGGAAGAGGAGGTCTGTCCCTCTTCTCCCTCCCCTCCCCCCACCctttttctccttcgtttctacTAGTTCTCAACTTCACCTGCCTTGGATTCTTTTGTGGGGCTGGTCTTATTTTGTGTTTGAGCTTGTTTGACTGTGT
Above is a genomic segment from Prunus dulcis chromosome 7, ALMONDv2, whole genome shotgun sequence containing:
- the LOC117635806 gene encoding major pollen allergen Ole e 1-like encodes the protein MEKYSSTFALVSALCFSALLGFACCENPDSIYVIGLVYCDNCHVGFPTTSSKVIEGAEVHLECSDNKGGAPTYREWKKTNSEGMYEFEVTKKVNVNSYCEIIAFESNLDDCRNIVHDDASQELKLKFTKPSPNDKRIVAFGNKRFAAPISFQPDHPLQNCAEHHSEEEHDKEEEGDPRHKHEEEHNEEGDAPQHQHEDEHEHEEAH
- the LOC117635138 gene encoding uncharacterized protein LOC117635138, whose translation is MDPENIDWGSIESVFVEDETYENFEAPKWVDLSSPDELIGHEAWFCGPDCNHPKATEDFLKSARNLKVKLLRSLSISEILPFRERNRRDVKVKRVEIKPPLAAAEFPETKTENLNSLCNVYEESENKNPNFPPLVPLSKTKTTKAPMNPSNVKKKAVDESSHGSSNFGRKPQLKSTFSASNLLGGRAMLNQITEFCAELKKLARRGSRKGGSSERVGLKERFRERIPLIVTEGKV